In the Rhizobium sp. CB3090 genome, one interval contains:
- a CDS encoding type II toxin-antitoxin system VapC family toxin, with protein MVSELRRVKPHGAVLAWIGTVGDGDLAISAITIGEIQRGIELTRETDPQKASELTRWLDSLKLGIRVISLDAECMIRWAQFMHRKSPTLIADAMIAATASVHNLTIVSRDVVDFSSFPVTVLNPFDYKSS; from the coding sequence GTGGTCTCCGAACTACGCCGGGTGAAACCCCATGGTGCGGTACTTGCTTGGATAGGCACCGTTGGGGATGGCGATCTTGCAATTTCAGCCATTACTATCGGTGAGATCCAGCGCGGCATCGAACTGACTAGGGAAACCGATCCCCAGAAAGCGAGTGAACTTACGCGTTGGCTCGATAGTCTAAAGCTTGGAATTCGAGTCATTTCCTTAGATGCGGAATGCATGATCCGATGGGCGCAATTCATGCATCGCAAATCGCCGACGCTGATTGCCGATGCAATGATAGCGGCGACCGCGTCGGTTCATAATCTCACTATCGTTTCACGGGATGTCGTCGATTTCTCGAGCTTTCCCGTCACTGTTCTCAACCCTTTCGACTATAAATCTTCTTGA